A portion of the Macaca thibetana thibetana isolate TM-01 chromosome 9, ASM2454274v1, whole genome shotgun sequence genome contains these proteins:
- the LOC126963113 gene encoding uncharacterized protein LOC126963113 isoform X2 has translation MSQMPRKRFWEEPKDPLVAATSRLTIRKTPVPASNTHQAQQPMCGQIKKSTQMVEESLKTVEQPVTMSNLMVAMMAVLTITSADADPKTCEKATMTKLPLLLSLCKNRKRDMLGTRLKPVINRP, from the exons atgagccagatgccGAGGAAGAGATTTTGGGAGGAACCCAAGGACCCCCTGGTTGCAGCCACATCAAGACTGACAATAAGGAAGACACCAGTCCCAGCAAGCAACACTCATCAGGCACAGCAACCCATGTGTGGCCAGATCAAGAAGTCAACACAGATGGTGGAAGAAAGTCTGAAGACAGTGGAACAACCAGTTACAATGAGTAATCTAATGGTAGCTATGATGGCTGTGCTCACCATTACT TCTGCAGATGCTGATCCCAAAACCTGTGAGAAAGCCACTATgacaaagctgcctttgcttttatcaCTTTGCAAAAACAGAAAGAGGGACATGCTGGGAACACGCCTTAAGCCTGTCATAAACAGGCCTTAA
- the LOC126963113 gene encoding endogenous retrovirus group K member 19 Env polyprotein isoform X1, with protein MSQMPRKRFWEEPKDPLVAATSRLTIRKTPVPASNTHQAQQPMCGQIKKSTQMVEESLKTVEQPVTMSNLMVAMMAVLTITVSIPPVPAETKNSYTYWAYIPFPPLLWPVTWLDLPVEVYTNDSFWIPGSTDDRGPSHPKEEGMIMNISLGFEHLTICLGKANGYLPPSHQSWLAIVPECNIFMAKLHMLSVLSIYCNDYAPVTEVYCPQKPVCIVDCIWSEKMKVFAWEDCIAGQAELLCNDSYGAIIDWSHKGAFMRLTSQSVGNGHPESKENDQMVDTIRSTAKVPIIWTCGIVAPQPQMMWPAVGAKHKELWKILMAL; from the coding sequence atgagccagatgccGAGGAAGAGATTTTGGGAGGAACCCAAGGACCCCCTGGTTGCAGCCACATCAAGACTGACAATAAGGAAGACACCAGTCCCAGCAAGCAACACTCATCAGGCACAGCAACCCATGTGTGGCCAGATCAAGAAGTCAACACAGATGGTGGAAGAAAGTCTGAAGACAGTGGAACAACCAGTTACAATGAGTAATCTAATGGTAGCTATGATGGCTGTGCTCACCATTACTGTGAGTATTCCTCCAGTACCTGCCGAAACAAAAAACAGttatacttattgggcatatATTCCTTTTCCACCACTTCTATGGCCAGTAACATGGTTAGACCTCCCAGTGGAGGTATACACTAATGATAGCTTTTGGATACCTGGTTCTACAGATGATAGAGGCCCATCTCACCCCAAAGAGGAGGGAATGATTATGAATATTTCCTTGGGATTTGAGCATTTAACTATTTGCTTGGGAAAAGCCAACGGGTATTTACCTCCCAGTCATCAATCTTGGCTGGCAATAGTGCCTGAATGTAACATCTTCATGGCAAAATTACATATGCTTTCTGTTCTTAGTATTTATTGCAATGATTATGCTCCTGTAACTGAAGTTTACTGCCCTCAAAAACCTGTCTGTATAGTGGATTGTATATGGTCAGAAAAAATGAAGGTGTTTGCTTGGGAAGATTGTATTGCAGGGCAGGCAGAGTTGTTGTGTAATGATTCATATGGAGCCATTATTGATTGGTCACATAAAGGAGCATTTATGAGGCTCACCTCTCAATCTGTAGGTAATGGTCACCCTGAATCTAAAGAAAATGATCAGATGGTAGACACTATAAGAAGTACAGCAAAAGTTCCTATTATTTGGACATGtggtatagtggcacctcaacccCAAATGATGTGGCCTGctgtaggagctaaacataaAGAGTTGTGGAAAATATTAATGGCACTGTAA